The segment GGATTCGGTAGGAGCCGACGCGGTAACGCCATTCACCTGAACGATTGGCGGTCAACCCCTTGCCAAAGGCGCGCGGGTTAGCACACCCGTCCAGATTGTTTTTTATCCAGGTGGCAAGAATCTTAGCGTCGAACCTATCCATCTTCTTCAGCTGCCTGCGCGCACGCGCAGTCAGCTCGACGCGGTAAAAAGTGTCCTCCGGAATCGTCATGCTAGCTCGGATAGGACTTCGTCAATGCTAAATCGTTCGCCGGAATCTTGCGCGATCGCCGCCCGCAATTCTTGGAGATCGTAGGCATCCTCAATCTTTTCCAAGATTGCATTGCGCGCAAAATCAGAGATAGTGACGCCCTCAAACTGGGCGAACTTGCGCACGAGCGCAGCATCCTCTTCGCTCATTCGGACGGTCATAGTTGCCATGGCTGCCTCCTTGATCTGAATACAGCGTATTCACCAAAGCCGAGCAAGACAAGGACTTGAGCGTTAGCTGTTGGACGCAGGCTCGCGTAAACCCATTCGGGACAGATTGTTCGCGCCCGATCTCGATTTGCTGTGGGCTGGTTTTGTGCGGCGACGATCTTCGACTTGGCGAATGGCACGGGCCGCAGTTGCTGCACTCAAGGTCTTTGGCCCGCCGGCGGGCCAAAGACAAAGACAACCCGACCCTGTGTTGGTGGACATGGGCTAGCCCCGGACGGTGCCGCGTATAGGCATAACTGTCGCCTCCTTCATCCCAACCCGCTCCTTACAACGCTGGCGCATCGTGGATCGCCTAAGATGTATTCGAGGTGTTGACGTCATGAATACAGGGTTTTGGTCGCGAAAGCTGGGTGAGCTCGAAGCGCTGTGGAGTACTGAGCGGATCGAGCGCTACGGCGCCATTCTTCCCGTGGTTGAGAGGCTTGCACGGTTGGAAGCTGTGGGCTCAACCGACACCGTTGTGTGGAGGCGGGACGTGGATAGGATTACTCAGAAAATCCTTGACGAGTGGCCGTTTGACGACGAGCACGGGCTCGAGATGTTGCGATACGCTCAGGCGCTGCGCAAGGGGAAGTCCTAGTAGCCGTGGGCGCACAGGCGGATGTTGAAGAGGGGCGAGCAGACCTTGATTGCGCGCCCGTCCTGCTACGGCTGAAAGAACTCCACCTCCATGTAGAAGGCGCGCGGACCCCACGCGTACTCGGGGCGGGTGTCGGGTCCGCAGGAGCGTGACCCGAGTCCGTGCTGGCCGCCGTCGAGATAGAGGAACGTGCCGCGGGAGGTGGGCAGCTCGTGCGGGTGGGCGGCGGCGGTCAGTTCGAACTCGTCCCACTTGTGCACGCTGAAGGAGGGTAGGTGTTCGGAGTAGGCGGGAAGCGTGCGATTCGCCGATGTGCGCACACCGAGCCGTGAGCCCGAGTCGAAGTCCACGATGAGCTGGCGAAGTCCGGGCCGGGTCCCGCTTTCTTGTGGGTGGGAGTACATGAAGCTGACCTCGTCGGCGTCTGCCTCGAACTGGCCGCGGTAGGCGGCCTGTAGCGAGTCGGCGTAGGCCTCGCCCGGCCCGAGCCCGTCCCAGCACACCCGCCGTGCCGCCGGCAGCTGGAGGCACATGCCTGAGCGTGGCCAGGTCCGCCACCAGGTGGCCGACGGCTGAAGGGCGAACCGTAAGCGGACGAGGCTTCCTGCTCCCGTCTTCGTGGCAGCGCCGCCCTCTGACTGGTCGGCGGCGTGGGGAACCTCGCCCCACGACCAGCGCCAGTCGACGTAGACGTAGTCCGAGGCGTCCTCGACGTCGGGGCGCCACAGCTCCCGGCGCGTGAGCGAGCCGCATGCGCTCGAGCCGGCTTCGCATACCGTCACCTGGGCAAGGGCCATCCGATTAAGGCCAGCCTTTTCCCACATGGCCATCGACGACGGCGCCTTCGCGGTGCCAATCCCGCCGGTGTCGGCCGGGTCGGCAAGCGCGTAGGAGCCGAAGGTCGTGAGACGATCGTTGTCGGTGGGCGCGCGCCAGAACGCCGGGCGTACCTGCTCCACGTCCAACCCGAAGAGCGCGGCGACCTGCCCCTCGCGCACGACGACGAGTCCGCTCGGCACCTGAGCCTCGCCCG is part of the Trueperella abortisuis genome and harbors:
- a CDS encoding type II toxin-antitoxin system RelE family toxin, which encodes MTIPEDTFYRVELTARARRQLKKMDRFDAKILATWIKNNLDGCANPRAFGKGLTANRSGEWRYRVGSYRILALIHDDVITVEIFSIGRRDKIYDS
- the relB gene encoding type II toxin-antitoxin system RelB family antitoxin translates to MATMTVRMSEEDAALVRKFAQFEGVTISDFARNAILEKIEDAYDLQELRAAIAQDSGERFSIDEVLSELA